A single Armatimonadota bacterium DNA region contains:
- a CDS encoding DUF2961 domain-containing protein: MSGPLSTVSRIRSATCHRSSSYDRSGGNDDWVAVPAGATHTLLDTSGPGRVTHLWVTMLAKDDPEIRRNMVIRAYWDGQDHPSVEAPIGDFFGQGWALNYNFTSLPLAAAPRDGLSLVSYWPMPFGSHARITVENQGPHDCDHFYYYVDTEHGDIGEDEGRFHAWYNQELTLNESGDGRENAWIDGSTDPKNTTGRDNYVFCDVEGTGHFVGVNFFVHSPSPPWPGEGDDMFFVDGEPWPGLHGTGTEDYFNTAWGPDEHYLHPYFGIAYAPGRNNDDPRFGWLGRMHYYRFHLEDPIRFRSSLRASIEHGHANGLVLDLASVAYWYQSHPSRPFPELPPASARSPRKPTIVESVHRWRHEWLQRRPGAPGWGDEA; the protein is encoded by the coding sequence GTGTCTGGACCGCTCTCGACCGTTTCCCGAATCCGATCTGCGACGTGCCACCGTTCGAGCAGCTACGACCGTTCCGGCGGCAACGATGATTGGGTGGCCGTCCCAGCAGGCGCCACCCACACTCTTTTGGACACGTCGGGCCCCGGCCGGGTGACACACCTCTGGGTGACGATGCTCGCGAAGGACGATCCTGAAATCCGGAGGAACATGGTGATCCGGGCGTATTGGGACGGGCAAGACCATCCGAGCGTCGAAGCCCCGATCGGCGACTTTTTCGGTCAAGGTTGGGCTCTCAACTACAACTTTACGTCCCTTCCTTTAGCCGCTGCGCCGAGAGACGGCTTGTCGCTCGTGTCGTACTGGCCTATGCCGTTCGGGAGCCATGCCCGCATCACGGTCGAGAACCAAGGACCCCACGACTGCGACCATTTTTACTACTACGTCGACACCGAGCACGGAGACATCGGGGAGGACGAGGGCCGGTTCCACGCTTGGTACAACCAGGAGTTGACCCTTAACGAGTCCGGTGACGGACGTGAGAACGCGTGGATCGACGGTTCGACCGATCCGAAGAACACGACGGGCCGGGACAACTACGTCTTCTGTGACGTCGAAGGCACGGGCCATTTCGTCGGTGTCAACTTCTTCGTCCACTCCCCGAGCCCCCCTTGGCCGGGCGAAGGGGACGACATGTTCTTCGTCGACGGCGAGCCCTGGCCAGGCCTCCACGGTACCGGGACCGAAGACTATTTCAACACGGCTTGGGGGCCGGACGAGCACTACCTGCACCCTTATTTCGGCATCGCCTATGCCCCTGGGAGGAACAACGACGATCCGCGGTTCGGTTGGCTCGGCCGGATGCACTACTACCGCTTCCACCTAGAAGACCCGATCCGGTTCAGGTCGAGCCTCAGGGCCTCGATCGAGCACGGACACGCGAACGGCCTGGTCCTTGATCTTGCGAGCGTCGCGTATTGGTACCAGTCGCACCCGTCACGTCCTTTTCCCGAACTTCCGCCCGCGTCGGCCCGGTCGCCGAGAAAGCCGACGATCGTCGAATCCGTCCACCGTTGGAGGCACGAATGGCTTCAGAGGAGGCCGGGCGCCCCTGGTTGGGGGGACGAAGCGTAA